From the genome of Bacillota bacterium, one region includes:
- a CDS encoding saccharopine dehydrogenase C-terminal domain-containing protein, with the protein MRALVLGAGMMGSAMVKDLVFSEGVDLVTLADSDPSRVRQVLDRWDQGKTKGLALDFCDRSSLVKAMREADVTLGAYPETLITAMTTAAIQARCHLVDLTSLRSEKDYLRLDREAAEAGVTIIPGCGVAPGLGNILAGLAVDALDEPEEAYIWVGGLPQKPVPPFNYSIVFSFESVIEEYSAPCRILRNGEPVVVKPLSGVEEIEFPPPVGRCEAFFTDGLNTLLFTLPRRGVKQAFEKTVRYPGHASQMQVLQDAGFFSGEPVRVGEQVVIPSKVTSALLTPLLALEDPRDVTVMRVTARGNQGKSPSSVSYTLIDFYDKVTGVTSMARTTSYTCSIAAQMVAAGAIKARGVIPPEEAFRGHTWQELSGELRRRGILIEGPL; encoded by the coding sequence GTGAGGGCCCTAGTGCTTGGAGCAGGCATGATGGGTTCTGCCATGGTGAAAGACCTGGTCTTTAGTGAGGGAGTGGACTTGGTCACACTGGCAGACTCGGACCCATCCCGGGTAAGGCAGGTGCTTGACCGGTGGGACCAGGGCAAGACCAAAGGCCTGGCTCTCGACTTCTGCGACAGATCCTCCCTGGTGAAAGCCATGAGAGAGGCCGATGTCACCCTGGGGGCCTACCCGGAGACGCTGATCACCGCCATGACAACAGCAGCCATTCAGGCCCGGTGCCACCTGGTGGACTTGACATCCCTAAGGAGCGAAAAGGATTATCTCAGGCTGGATCGCGAGGCCGCTGAAGCAGGGGTAACCATCATACCTGGCTGTGGTGTGGCACCCGGACTTGGAAACATCCTGGCGGGGCTCGCCGTGGATGCCTTGGACGAACCCGAGGAGGCATATATATGGGTGGGCGGGTTGCCCCAGAAACCGGTTCCTCCCTTCAACTACTCAATCGTGTTCTCCTTCGAAAGCGTCATTGAGGAATACAGCGCCCCGTGCCGCATCTTGAGGAATGGTGAACCAGTGGTGGTGAAGCCGCTCTCGGGGGTGGAGGAGATTGAGTTCCCTCCGCCAGTGGGCCGCTGCGAGGCCTTTTTCACTGATGGCCTCAACACGCTGCTGTTCACCCTGCCAAGAAGAGGTGTCAAGCAGGCTTTCGAGAAGACCGTGCGGTATCCTGGCCATGCCTCTCAGATGCAGGTGCTCCAGGATGCAGGGTTCTTCTCCGGCGAGCCCGTGAGGGTAGGAGAACAGGTGGTGATACCCAGCAAGGTTACCAGCGCCTTGCTTACGCCCCTCCTGGCGCTGGAAGACCCCAGGGACGTGACGGTAATGCGTGTTACGGCAAGGGGCAATCAAGGCAAGAGCCCGTCATCCGTAAGTTACACTCTCATAGACTTCTATGATAAGGTTACAGGGGTCACCTCAATGGCCCGCACAACCTCCTACACGTGCTCGATAGCAGCTCAGATGGTGGCAGCAGGGGCAATCAAAGCCAGGGGCGTAATACCCCCGGAGGAAGCCTTTCGAGGACATACCTGGCAGGAACTCTCCGGAGAGCTCAGGCGCAGGGGCATACTCATTGAGGGACCGTTGTAG